A genomic segment from Roseofilum casamattae BLCC-M143 encodes:
- a CDS encoding Fe2+-dependent dioxygenase, whose translation MIVRIPNLLTSEELKRIAQLLAEAEFIEGKLTAGWHAKPVKQNEQLPNNQKAKLLDALIQQALQRDRLFQVVARPKFIHSILFSRYREGMSYGRHIDNAFMGGANFFRSDLSFTVFLNNPNCYTGGELTIEQADSEMSYKLEAASALVYPSTTLHRVEPVISGERLVAVGWVQSLIRDRQQREILFDLETVKRSLYARDGKTNEFDLMCKSVANLLRQWADN comes from the coding sequence ATGATTGTTCGTATTCCTAATTTGCTGACCTCTGAAGAGCTAAAACGCATCGCTCAACTTTTAGCTGAGGCAGAATTTATTGAGGGTAAGTTGACGGCAGGATGGCACGCCAAACCGGTTAAGCAGAATGAACAATTGCCGAATAACCAGAAAGCCAAATTACTCGATGCTCTGATTCAACAAGCCCTCCAGCGCGATCGACTCTTTCAAGTGGTGGCTCGCCCGAAGTTTATCCACTCGATCCTTTTCAGTCGCTACCGAGAGGGAATGTCTTACGGACGACATATTGATAATGCATTCATGGGTGGCGCGAATTTTTTTCGTTCCGATCTTTCGTTTACCGTATTCCTCAATAACCCGAATTGTTATACCGGTGGCGAGCTAACGATCGAGCAGGCTGATAGCGAAATGTCTTATAAGCTAGAAGCGGCCAGTGCGCTTGTTTATCCTTCGACTACTTTACATCGAGTCGAACCCGTTATTAGTGGAGAGCGGTTAGTCGCGGTTGGTTGGGTACAAAGCTTAATTCGCGATCGCCAGCAACGCGAGATCTTATTCGATCTGGAAACCGTCAAACGCTCGTTGTATGCTCGAGATGGCAAAACCAACGAATTCGATCTGATGTGCAAAAGCGTGGCCAATTTACTGAGACAATGGGCAGATAATTAA
- a CDS encoding multicopper oxidase domain-containing protein has protein sequence MVHQPYRNNSQLISRRTLLSLGIAGSSLLTCSTLLKPKISRALQPVRIPSIPQNNLPELENPFDPMAILRDFDFGTLKRENGQTIREFEVTAKSSPLNLNSVISFVSWNLNDRIPGPTLRAKEGERVRIIFHNEGGHSHSLHFHGTHPVAMDGIEPIRHGKTTIYEFNAEPFGVHPYHCHIAPVTRHISKGLYGLFIVDPPQDRVPADEMVMVMGGFDINNDQHNELYAFNGIPNYYRDRPIPIYQHQLIRLYLLNMIEFDPAVTFHIHANMFQVFPTGRTLKYLEESDVITMGTAERHILEFSYKYPGRYMFHPHQDDIAERGCMGFFEVIPT, from the coding sequence ATGGTTCATCAACCTTATAGAAATAATTCGCAACTAATATCTCGGCGAACCTTACTCAGTTTAGGGATTGCAGGCAGCAGCCTACTTACCTGCTCGACTCTGCTTAAACCCAAAATTTCTCGCGCTCTGCAACCGGTTCGCATTCCTTCAATTCCTCAGAACAATCTACCAGAACTAGAGAACCCCTTCGATCCCATGGCGATCTTGCGAGACTTTGACTTCGGCACTCTCAAGCGGGAAAATGGACAAACCATCCGAGAGTTTGAAGTGACGGCGAAAAGCTCTCCGCTTAACCTCAATAGCGTTATTTCTTTTGTGAGCTGGAATCTTAACGATCGCATTCCAGGACCGACGTTGCGCGCCAAAGAAGGCGAACGAGTACGGATTATTTTTCATAACGAAGGCGGCCATTCTCACAGTCTGCACTTTCACGGAACGCACCCAGTTGCGATGGATGGTATTGAACCCATTCGTCACGGCAAAACCACCATCTACGAATTCAATGCCGAGCCTTTTGGAGTTCATCCCTATCACTGTCATATTGCGCCAGTAACCCGTCATATCAGTAAAGGACTCTACGGATTATTCATCGTCGATCCCCCACAGGACAGGGTTCCTGCCGATGAAATGGTGATGGTGATGGGAGGGTTCGATATCAATAACGACCAACACAATGAACTCTACGCTTTTAACGGCATTCCCAACTACTATCGCGATCGTCCCATTCCGATCTATCAACATCAGCTTATCCGTTTGTATCTGTTGAATATGATTGAATTCGATCCGGCTGTCACCTTCCACATCCATGCCAATATGTTTCAAGTTTTTCCCACCGGACGAACCTTAAAATATTTGGAAGAATCCGATGTAATTACCATGGGAACCGCAGAGCGACACATCTTAGAATTTTCCTACAAATATCCCGGTCGCTATATGTTTCATCCCCATCAAGATGATATTGCCGAACGAGGCTGTATGGGGTTTTTCGAGGTTATTCCTACTTAG
- the ribBA gene encoding bifunctional 3,4-dihydroxy-2-butanone-4-phosphate synthase/GTP cyclohydrolase II, with protein sequence MTSSPAPTFQFDTIESAIADLKLGRMVVVVDDENRENEGDLVGAAQFATPDTINFMAVYARGLICLAMTGERLDRLDLPLMVAHNTDKNQTAFTVSIDASPELGVSTGISAEDRARTIQVAINPQTRPQDLRRPGHIFPLRAREGGVLKRAGHTEASIDLARLARLYPAGIICEIQNPDGSMARLPELVEYAQTHNLKIISIADLIAYRLQHERFIQREAIANLPTQFGQFQIYGYRNMLDDSEHIAIVKGDPAEFGDRVTTVRMHSECLTGDAIGSLRCDCRMQLQTALKMIDYSGAGVVVYLRQEGRGIGLVNKLKAYMLQDRGLDTVEANEKLGFPADLRHYGVGAQILNDLGVKQFRLITNNPRKIAGLKGYGLEMVDRVPLLIEANDYNSTYLATKAQKLGHWLLQTYLVTVALEWNDNISSVNERYERLEKLRHWAGERNLLLQEETRPVAIALFARPSLIVHLGFDQPHPEAIDWYEYREHPYAQAIASVLDCLVDWFPVQRLEFLVTDGSDPLDRLQLKLERQKCDRQQIRPSSLFPGVERQQIYSFTD encoded by the coding sequence GTGACTTCATCACCTGCCCCTACATTTCAATTCGATACCATAGAAAGCGCGATCGCCGATCTCAAATTGGGTCGTATGGTTGTCGTCGTGGATGACGAGAACCGCGAAAACGAAGGAGATCTCGTTGGTGCCGCTCAGTTTGCAACTCCCGATACGATCAACTTTATGGCCGTTTACGCCCGAGGATTAATCTGTCTTGCCATGACGGGAGAACGTCTGGATCGATTGGATCTGCCCCTGATGGTTGCCCACAACACGGATAAAAATCAGACGGCTTTTACCGTCAGTATTGATGCTTCGCCCGAACTGGGAGTGAGCACCGGAATTTCGGCTGAAGATCGCGCTCGCACCATTCAGGTAGCGATTAACCCGCAAACCCGGCCGCAAGATTTGCGCCGGCCGGGGCATATTTTTCCCCTACGGGCGCGGGAAGGTGGAGTATTAAAACGCGCCGGTCATACGGAAGCCAGCATTGACCTGGCTCGCCTGGCCAGACTCTATCCAGCGGGGATTATCTGCGAAATTCAAAACCCCGATGGTTCCATGGCCCGTTTGCCGGAGTTGGTTGAGTATGCGCAAACCCATAACCTGAAGATTATCAGCATTGCCGATTTAATTGCCTATCGCTTGCAACACGAGCGGTTTATTCAGCGCGAGGCGATCGCCAATCTTCCAACTCAGTTCGGTCAATTCCAAATCTATGGCTATCGAAATATGTTGGATGACTCGGAGCATATCGCCATCGTCAAAGGCGATCCGGCCGAATTTGGCGATCGCGTGACTACAGTACGAATGCACTCGGAATGTTTAACCGGCGATGCGATCGGTTCTCTGCGTTGTGATTGTCGGATGCAATTGCAAACCGCATTGAAAATGATCGACTATTCTGGAGCGGGAGTGGTGGTTTATTTGCGTCAGGAAGGCCGGGGTATCGGTTTGGTGAATAAGCTGAAAGCCTATATGCTGCAAGATCGGGGTTTGGATACCGTGGAAGCGAACGAAAAATTGGGCTTTCCCGCCGATTTGCGCCACTATGGCGTCGGCGCGCAAATCCTCAACGATCTGGGAGTGAAGCAATTTCGCTTAATTACGAATAATCCGCGCAAAATTGCCGGGTTGAAGGGATATGGTTTGGAAATGGTCGATCGCGTTCCCCTGCTGATTGAAGCGAACGATTATAATTCGACATATTTGGCGACCAAAGCGCAGAAACTCGGTCATTGGTTATTGCAAACCTATTTAGTCACCGTTGCGCTGGAGTGGAATGACAATATCTCGTCGGTGAACGAACGCTACGAGCGATTGGAAAAATTGCGCCATTGGGCCGGAGAGCGCAACCTATTGTTGCAGGAAGAAACCCGTCCGGTGGCGATCGCCTTATTCGCTCGTCCCTCTCTCATCGTTCATTTGGGTTTCGATCAACCCCATCCGGAAGCAATTGACTGGTACGAATATCGCGAGCATCCTTACGCGCAGGCCATCGCCTCTGTTCTCGATTGCCTTGTCGATTGGTTTCCGGTACAACGCTTGGAGTTCTTGGTCACTGACGGTTCCGATCCCCTCGATCGGTTGCAACTGAAATTAGAGAGACAAAAGTGCGATCGTCAACAAATTCGTCCGTCTTCCCTGTTCCCAGGAGTCGAGCGACAGCAGATTTATAGCTTTACCGATTAA